From a single Micromonospora sp. WMMD1102 genomic region:
- a CDS encoding protein-tyrosine phosphatase family protein: MIENWDPTGPGVLRLPSGRLVRGRGLRHPLPPGPEPTFGVYLLGRAPAELPWQSQWVRWPDFWLPRDSADFRTVLLRAWERAADERVEIACGGGKGRTGTALACLAIVDGVPAGQAVAFVREHYARGAVETPWQRRYVARFAPVAV; encoded by the coding sequence ATGATCGAGAACTGGGATCCGACGGGCCCCGGTGTGCTGCGCCTGCCGTCGGGGCGGCTGGTGCGGGGCCGGGGCCTGCGCCACCCGCTGCCGCCGGGACCGGAGCCGACGTTCGGGGTCTACCTGCTCGGTCGCGCTCCGGCGGAGCTGCCGTGGCAGAGCCAGTGGGTGCGCTGGCCCGACTTCTGGCTGCCCCGGGACAGCGCGGATTTCCGGACCGTCCTGCTGCGGGCCTGGGAACGGGCCGCGGACGAGCGGGTGGAGATCGCCTGCGGGGGCGGCAAGGGGCGGACCGGTACCGCGCTGGCCTGCCTCGCGATCGTCGACGGCGTACCGGCCGGGCAGGCGGTCGCCTTCGTCCGCGAGCACTATGCCCGGGGCGCGGTCGAGACGCCGTGGCAGCGCCGCTACGTCGCCCGGTTCGCCCCGGTCGCGGTCTGA
- a CDS encoding PQQ-dependent sugar dehydrogenase encodes MRTSTRRLRRPVGTALLGAAGLVLSTLVAAGPARAADAIYDPVPEQQIQSRLGLVLSEYATFPKSEPTPAPTDPRLMRQARINTIMELPDGSGRRAVPDLNGSLHLVRDGVPRVYLDVAGTFAPRFFSGQGLGQGFGYVAFHPDFGRNGRFYTVHTESAPSNPAVPDYSQPNTVFHGIVTEWTATDPAADTFAGSRREVLRIGFGGRVHGIQEINFNPTARRGDAEHGLLYVAAGDGGVGVRNTDPQNLAMPHGKLLRIDPAGSNAPNGRYGIPPSNPFVGRPGALGEIYAIGMRDPHRFSWDRATGRMYLGHIGEHAIEAIYEVRAGDNLGWSEREGAFVFDRTATNPCDRILPLPPDDADHGYTYPVAAYDHEPAPGWNCTADVGVAVAGGFVYRGRDVPALRGKYVFGDLVDGRVLYTEADRMRRGRDLAPIHRLALFDAAGNPVRMQDLSGPGAPGDPERVDLRFGTDARGELYLLAKANGKIWKVTGTREYAAGPVGGTRVRDTMRPTNWQPVTPQLWRFTGEQVILAEPGVARPGPRRPFEYAVLTAGPAFGAVQVDAEVRLDTPVAETNRDVIILFGWRSDTEFYYAHLSTDNTIYPHNGIFKVDNADRERLDHQWNGRSEGAAPAVTDERWHRVRLVHQPATGEIAVYLDGFRDPLMTAADTTFGSGRVGFGSFDNIGRLRDLTVRGTPA; translated from the coding sequence GTGCGTACCTCCACCCGTCGCCTGCGCAGACCCGTCGGCACCGCGTTGCTCGGTGCCGCCGGGCTCGTCCTCTCCACCCTGGTCGCCGCGGGCCCGGCCCGGGCCGCCGACGCGATCTACGACCCCGTGCCGGAGCAGCAGATCCAGTCGCGGCTCGGGCTGGTCCTGAGCGAGTACGCGACGTTCCCGAAGTCGGAGCCGACGCCGGCACCGACCGACCCGAGGCTGATGCGGCAGGCCCGGATCAACACCATCATGGAGCTGCCGGACGGCTCGGGCCGGCGGGCGGTACCCGACCTGAACGGCAGCCTCCATCTGGTGCGCGACGGGGTGCCGCGGGTCTACCTGGACGTGGCCGGCACCTTCGCGCCGCGCTTCTTCTCCGGCCAGGGGCTCGGCCAGGGGTTCGGATACGTCGCCTTCCACCCTGACTTCGGCCGCAACGGCCGGTTCTACACCGTGCACACCGAGTCGGCGCCGTCCAACCCGGCGGTCCCGGACTACAGCCAACCGAACACGGTCTTCCACGGCATCGTCACCGAGTGGACCGCCACCGACCCGGCCGCCGACACCTTTGCCGGCAGCCGCCGGGAGGTGCTGCGGATCGGGTTCGGCGGCCGGGTGCACGGCATTCAGGAGATCAACTTCAACCCGACCGCCCGCCGGGGCGACGCCGAGCACGGCCTGCTCTACGTCGCGGCCGGCGACGGCGGGGTGGGCGTGCGCAACACCGACCCGCAGAACCTGGCGATGCCGCACGGCAAGCTGCTCCGGATCGACCCGGCCGGCAGCAACGCCCCGAACGGGCGGTACGGCATCCCGCCGTCGAACCCGTTCGTCGGCCGGCCCGGCGCGCTCGGCGAGATCTACGCGATCGGGATGCGGGACCCGCACCGGTTCAGCTGGGACCGGGCCACCGGGCGGATGTACCTCGGGCACATCGGCGAGCACGCCATCGAGGCGATCTACGAGGTGCGGGCCGGTGACAACCTCGGCTGGAGCGAGCGGGAGGGCGCCTTCGTCTTCGACAGGACGGCGACGAACCCGTGCGACCGGATCCTTCCGCTGCCGCCGGACGACGCCGACCACGGCTACACGTACCCGGTCGCGGCGTACGACCACGAGCCGGCGCCGGGCTGGAACTGCACGGCGGACGTCGGTGTCGCGGTGGCCGGCGGTTTCGTCTACCGGGGCCGGGACGTGCCGGCACTGCGCGGCAAGTACGTCTTCGGCGACCTGGTCGACGGCCGGGTGCTCTACACCGAGGCCGACCGGATGCGCCGGGGCCGCGACCTCGCGCCGATCCACCGGCTCGCCCTCTTCGACGCCGCCGGTAACCCGGTGCGGATGCAGGACCTCTCCGGCCCGGGTGCGCCCGGTGATCCCGAACGGGTGGACCTGCGGTTCGGCACCGACGCCCGGGGCGAGCTGTACCTGCTGGCCAAGGCGAACGGGAAGATCTGGAAGGTCACCGGCACCCGGGAGTACGCCGCCGGACCGGTCGGCGGCACCCGGGTGCGGGACACCATGCGCCCGACCAACTGGCAACCGGTGACCCCGCAACTGTGGAGGTTCACCGGCGAGCAGGTGATCCTGGCCGAGCCCGGTGTCGCGCGCCCCGGCCCGCGCCGGCCGTTCGAGTACGCGGTGCTGACCGCCGGGCCGGCGTTCGGCGCCGTCCAGGTCGACGCGGAGGTACGCCTGGACACGCCGGTCGCGGAGACCAACCGGGACGTGATCATCCTCTTCGGTTGGCGCTCGGACACCGAGTTCTACTACGCACACCTGTCGACCGACAACACGATCTATCCGCACAACGGCATCTTCAAGGTCGACAACGCCGACCGGGAACGGCTGGACCACCAGTGGAACGGGCGGTCCGAGGGAGCGGCCCCGGCGGTCACCGACGAGCGCTGGCACCGGGTCCGCCTGGTGCACCAGCCGGCGACCGGTGAGATCGCGGTCTATCTCGACGGTTTCCGCGATCCGCTGATGACCGCCGCCGACACCACCTTCGGGTCGGGCCGGGTCGGCTTCGGCTCGTTCGACAACATCGGCCGGCTCCGCGACCTGACCGTCCGGGGCACACCGGCCTGA